Proteins co-encoded in one Dryobates pubescens isolate bDryPub1 chromosome 4, bDryPub1.pri, whole genome shotgun sequence genomic window:
- the UBA5 gene encoding ubiquitin-like modifier-activating enzyme 5 isoform X3, translated as MAEPGRLERLERRVRELEEELARERSGRAAPRARIETMSPEVTDTNPYSRLMALKRMGIVKDYEKIRTFTVAVVGVGGVGSVTAEMLTRCGIGKLLLFDYDKVELANMNRLFFQPHQAGLSKVQAAEHTLRNINPDVQFEVHNYNITTLDNFEHFMDRISKGALEEGKPVDLVLSCVDNFEARMAINTACNELGQTWMESGVSENAVSGHIQLIVPGGTACFACAPPLVVAANIDEKTLKREGVCAASLPTTMGVVAGILVQNVLKYLLDFGTVSYYLGYNAMQDFFPTMSMKPNPQCSDNNCRKQQENYKQKEAARPKQEVIDQEEEIVHEDNDWGIELVSETSEEELKAASGPMPELPEGITVAYTIPNKEENLITEETAAEAEESLEELMAKMRNM; from the exons ATGGCGGAGCCGGGCCGGCTGGAGCGGCTGGAGCGGCGGGTgcgggagctggaggaggagctggcccGGGAGAGGAGCGGCCGGGCGGCGCCGCGGGCCCGCATCGAGACCATGAGTCCGGAGGTGACGGACACCAACCCCTACAG TCGCTTGATGGCCTTAAAAAGGATGGGAATTGTCAAAGACTATGAG AAAATCCGTACCTTCACAGTTGCGGTGGTAGGTGTAGGTGGAGTTGGCAGCGTGACTGCTGAGATGTTGACAAGGTGTGGCATTGGTAAG CTGCTTCTGTTTGATTATGACAAAGTGGAACTGGCAAACATGAACAGACTCTTCTTCCAACCTCACCAAGCTGGATTAAGCAAAGTGCAAGCAGCAGAGCATACTCTGAG GAATATTAACCCTGATGTTCAGTTTGAAGTACATAACTACAACATCACAACACTGGACAACTTTGAGCACTTCATGGATAGAATAAG TAAGGGTGccctggaggaggggaagcCTGTGGATCTTGTGCTCAGCTGCGTGGACAACTTCGAAGCTCGCATGGCTATTAACACA GCCTGCAATGAACTGGGACAAACCTGGATGGAGTCTGGAGTGAGTGAGAACGCGGTGTCGGGGCACATCCAGCTGATAGTCCCTGGTGGGACAGCCTGCTTCGCG TGTGCTCCTCCACTTGTAGTTGCAGCAAACATCGACGAGAAGACGTTAAAGCGAGAGGGAGTTTGTGCAGCCAGTCTGCCGACAACCATGGGGGTCGTGGCAGGGATTCTGGTACAGAACGTGCTCAA ATACCTGTTAGATTTTGGCACTGTCAGCTACTATCTTGGTTACAACGCCATGCAGGATTTCTTTCCAACTATGTCTATGAAGCCAAATCCACAATGTAGTGACAACAACTGCAGGAAACAGCAAGAAAATTACAAG CAAAAAGAAGCTGCTCGACCAAAACAAGAAGTAATTGACCAAGAAGAAGAAATAGTCCATGAAGACAATGACTGGG GCATCGAATTGGTATCAGAAACCTCGGAGGAAGAGCTGAAGGCTGCGTCTGGTCCCATGCCAGAGCTTCCCGAAGGAATTACTGTAGCCTACACTATCCCAAATAAG GAAGAGAATTTGATAACCGAGGAAAcggcagcagaggctgaagaaAGCCTAGAAGAACTCATGGCCAAAATGAGAAACATGTAG
- the UBA5 gene encoding ubiquitin-like modifier-activating enzyme 5 isoform X2 — protein MLTRCGIGKLLLFDYDKVELANMNRLFFQPHQAGLSKVQAAEHTLRNINPDVQFEVHNYNITTLDNFEHFMDRISKGALEEGKPVDLVLSCVDNFEARMAINTACNELGQTWMESGVSENAVSGHIQLIVPGGTACFACAPPLVVAANIDEKTLKREGVCAASLPTTMGVVAGILVQNVLKYLLDFGTVSYYLGYNAMQDFFPTMSMKPNPQCSDNNCRKQQENYKQKEAARPKQEVIDQEEEIVHEDNDWGIELVSETSEEELKAASGPMPELPEGITVAYTIPNKVR, from the exons ATGTTGACAAGGTGTGGCATTGGTAAG CTGCTTCTGTTTGATTATGACAAAGTGGAACTGGCAAACATGAACAGACTCTTCTTCCAACCTCACCAAGCTGGATTAAGCAAAGTGCAAGCAGCAGAGCATACTCTGAG GAATATTAACCCTGATGTTCAGTTTGAAGTACATAACTACAACATCACAACACTGGACAACTTTGAGCACTTCATGGATAGAATAAG TAAGGGTGccctggaggaggggaagcCTGTGGATCTTGTGCTCAGCTGCGTGGACAACTTCGAAGCTCGCATGGCTATTAACACA GCCTGCAATGAACTGGGACAAACCTGGATGGAGTCTGGAGTGAGTGAGAACGCGGTGTCGGGGCACATCCAGCTGATAGTCCCTGGTGGGACAGCCTGCTTCGCG TGTGCTCCTCCACTTGTAGTTGCAGCAAACATCGACGAGAAGACGTTAAAGCGAGAGGGAGTTTGTGCAGCCAGTCTGCCGACAACCATGGGGGTCGTGGCAGGGATTCTGGTACAGAACGTGCTCAA ATACCTGTTAGATTTTGGCACTGTCAGCTACTATCTTGGTTACAACGCCATGCAGGATTTCTTTCCAACTATGTCTATGAAGCCAAATCCACAATGTAGTGACAACAACTGCAGGAAACAGCAAGAAAATTACAAG CAAAAAGAAGCTGCTCGACCAAAACAAGAAGTAATTGACCAAGAAGAAGAAATAGTCCATGAAGACAATGACTGGG GCATCGAATTGGTATCAGAAACCTCGGAGGAAGAGCTGAAGGCTGCGTCTGGTCCCATGCCAGAGCTTCCCGAAGGAATTACTGTAGCCTACACTATCCCAAATAAGGTGAGGTGA
- the UBA5 gene encoding ubiquitin-like modifier-activating enzyme 5 isoform X1 gives MAEPGRLERLERRVRELEEELARERSGRAAPRARIETMSPEVTDTNPYSRLMALKRMGIVKDYEKIRTFTVAVVGVGGVGSVTAEMLTRCGIGKLLLFDYDKVELANMNRLFFQPHQAGLSKVQAAEHTLRNINPDVQFEVHNYNITTLDNFEHFMDRISKGALEEGKPVDLVLSCVDNFEARMAINTACNELGQTWMESGVSENAVSGHIQLIVPGGTACFACAPPLVVAANIDEKTLKREGVCAASLPTTMGVVAGILVQNVLKYLLDFGTVSYYLGYNAMQDFFPTMSMKPNPQCSDNNCRKQQENYKQKEAARPKQEVIDQEEEIVHEDNDWGIELVSETSEEELKAASGPMPELPEGITVAYTIPNKVR, from the exons ATGGCGGAGCCGGGCCGGCTGGAGCGGCTGGAGCGGCGGGTgcgggagctggaggaggagctggcccGGGAGAGGAGCGGCCGGGCGGCGCCGCGGGCCCGCATCGAGACCATGAGTCCGGAGGTGACGGACACCAACCCCTACAG TCGCTTGATGGCCTTAAAAAGGATGGGAATTGTCAAAGACTATGAG AAAATCCGTACCTTCACAGTTGCGGTGGTAGGTGTAGGTGGAGTTGGCAGCGTGACTGCTGAGATGTTGACAAGGTGTGGCATTGGTAAG CTGCTTCTGTTTGATTATGACAAAGTGGAACTGGCAAACATGAACAGACTCTTCTTCCAACCTCACCAAGCTGGATTAAGCAAAGTGCAAGCAGCAGAGCATACTCTGAG GAATATTAACCCTGATGTTCAGTTTGAAGTACATAACTACAACATCACAACACTGGACAACTTTGAGCACTTCATGGATAGAATAAG TAAGGGTGccctggaggaggggaagcCTGTGGATCTTGTGCTCAGCTGCGTGGACAACTTCGAAGCTCGCATGGCTATTAACACA GCCTGCAATGAACTGGGACAAACCTGGATGGAGTCTGGAGTGAGTGAGAACGCGGTGTCGGGGCACATCCAGCTGATAGTCCCTGGTGGGACAGCCTGCTTCGCG TGTGCTCCTCCACTTGTAGTTGCAGCAAACATCGACGAGAAGACGTTAAAGCGAGAGGGAGTTTGTGCAGCCAGTCTGCCGACAACCATGGGGGTCGTGGCAGGGATTCTGGTACAGAACGTGCTCAA ATACCTGTTAGATTTTGGCACTGTCAGCTACTATCTTGGTTACAACGCCATGCAGGATTTCTTTCCAACTATGTCTATGAAGCCAAATCCACAATGTAGTGACAACAACTGCAGGAAACAGCAAGAAAATTACAAG CAAAAAGAAGCTGCTCGACCAAAACAAGAAGTAATTGACCAAGAAGAAGAAATAGTCCATGAAGACAATGACTGGG GCATCGAATTGGTATCAGAAACCTCGGAGGAAGAGCTGAAGGCTGCGTCTGGTCCCATGCCAGAGCTTCCCGAAGGAATTACTGTAGCCTACACTATCCCAAATAAGGTGAGGTGA
- the ACAD11 gene encoding acyl-CoA dehydrogenase family member 11 produces MSAEPGTSEVRSQHRFDQGSLERYLYNRLPGFPRQPAGTLLVRQYSSGQSNPTFYLQKGERAYVLRKKPHGPLLPGAHKVDREYRVQKALFAAGFPVPEPLLYCSDDSVIGTEFYVMQHVQGRVFQDLSLPEVGTAERSALYIAMIETLALLHSFDVKSLGLQGYGRGPGYCRRQVSTWRRQYEAAAQADIPAMNKLAEWLANNLPSDDNEEKLIHGDFRIDNIIFHPTEARVLAVLDWELSTTGHPLADLAYATLFHFWPPAVGDLGEGTFLGFKGTIDTPSFEELVSVYCRCRGISTALPNINFFLALSYFKLAAISQGVYARYLLGNASAENSHAFGKVVEPLAERGLELSKRSAFSSTHHSSSGELFHQSRKGQEMLLKVKQFMKQHIYPAEKEIMEYYAGHGNAEKKWKKPLLLERLKEMAKAEGLWNLFLPDVSGLSQLDYALIAEETGRCFFASEVFNCQAPDTGNMEVLHMYGTEEQKKKWLEPLLEGKISSCFCMTEPDVASSDATNMQCSIERDGDSYVINGKKWWSSGAGDPNCKVAIVMGRTRNSSASRYKQHSMIIVPMDTPGLRLIRPLSVFGYLDEIHGGHFEIHFNDVRVPVSNIILGEGRGFEIAQGRLGPGRIHHCMRSLGAAEVALQLLCQRAAQRETFGKKLYQHEVIAHWIAECRLSINQARLLTLHTASKIDALGNRKARKEVAMTKVVVPRAVVKVVDTAIQVYGAAGVSQDSPLAFMYTYLRTLRLADGPDEVHLSSIARWELLDQAKHLTAKM; encoded by the exons ATGTCGGCCGAACCGGGCACTAGCGAGGTGCGGTCACAGCACCGCTTTGACCAGGGGAGCTTGGAGCGGTACCTGTACAACCGGCTGCCCGGCTTCCCTCGGCAGCCCGCGGGGACCCTGCTTGTCAGGCAGTACAG CTCAGGCCAGTCAAATCCTACCTTTTACCTTCAGAAGGGTGAGCGGGCTTACGTGCTCAGGAAGAAGCCCCATGGCCCCCTTCTACCTGGAGCTCACAAG GTCGACAGGGAGTATCGTGTGCAGAAAGCCTTGTTTGCAGCTGGGTTTCCCGTGCCTGAGCCCCTGTTGTACTGCAGTGATGATTCTGTTATTGGAACAGAGTTTTATGTCATGCAGCACGTGCAG GGTCGTGTCTTCCAAGACTTGTCACTGCCTGAAGTAGGCACAGCAGAGCGCTCAGCTTTGTACATTGCAATGATAGAAACTTTGGCCTTGCTGCATTCCTTTGATGTAAAGTCTCTAGGTCTCCAAGGATATGGTAGAGGACCAGGATACTGCAGGAGACAG GTATCAACGTGGAGAAGACAGTATGaggcagctgctcaggcagacaTTCCTGCCATGAACAAGCTGGCTGAGTGGCTGGCAAACAACTTGCCATCTGATGATAATGAAGAAAAACTGATTCATGGGGACTTCAGAATAGATAACATCATCTTCCATCCAACAGAG GCTCGTGTCTTGGCAGTCCTGGACTGGGAGCTTTCAACTACTGGCCATCCACTAGCAGATTTAGCCTACGCCACTCTCTTCCACTTCTGGCCTCCAGCTGTTGGGGACCTAGGTGAAGGAACTTTCTTGGGTTTCAAAGGCACCATAG aCACTCCCTCGTTTGAAGAGCTGGTTTCAGTGTACTGCCGCTGCCGGGGTATCAGCACTGCTTTACCCAACATCaattttttccttgctttgtcTTACTTTAAGCTGGCAGCAATATCTCAG GGTGTATATGCTAGATACCTCCTTGGAAATGCTTCTGCAGAGAATAGTCATGCATTTGGTAAAGTTGTAGAGCCTTTGGCAGAGAGAGGCTTAGAGCTCTCAAAAAG GTCAGCTTTCAGCAGCACACATCACAGCAGTTCTGGAGAGCTGTTCCATCAAAGCAGGAAGGGCCAGGAAATGTTGCTGAAAGTCAAGCAGTTCATGAAGCAGCACATATATCCAGCTGAGAAG GAAATAATGGAATACTATGCTGGACATGGAAATGCAgagaaaaaatggaagaaacCGCTTCTGCTTGAGAGACTGAAG GAAATGGCCAAAGCAGAAGGTCTGTGGAACCTTTTTCTCCCAGATGTCAGTGGTCTCAGCCAGCTTGACTATGCGCTAATAGCTGAGGAGACTGGGAGGTGCTTCTTTGCTTCTGAGGTTTTCAACTGCCAGGCACCAG ACACAGGAAACATGGAGGTCCTGCACATGTATGGCACTGAAGAGCAAAAGAAGAAGTGGCTGGAGCCTCTCCTAGAAGGGAAGATTAGTTCTTGCTTCTGCATGACAG AGCCGGATGTGGCTTCAAGTGATGCCACCAATATGCAATGCAGCATTGAGCGAGATGGAGACAGTTATGTGATCAATGGCAAGAAGTGGTGGAGCAGTG GTGCTGGTGACCCAAATTGCAAAGTTGCAATTGTCATGGGCAGAACCAGAAACTCCTCAGCATCCAG GTACAAGCAGCACAGCATGATTATTGTTCCCATGGACAcgccagggctgaggctgatcAGACCCCTCTCAGTGTTTGGCTACCTGG ATGAGATCCATGGAGGACACTTTGAGATACACTTCAATGACGTGCGTGTGCCTGTCTCCAACATCATCCTGG GTGAGGGCAGAGGGTTTGAGATAGCCCAAGGTCGGCTTGGGCCCGGCCGGATCCACCACTGCATGAGGTCCCTCGGTGCAGCTGAAgttgccctgcagctcctgtgccagcGTGCGGCGCAGAGGGAGACGTTTGGCAAGAAGCTGTACCAGCAC gaggtgattgcccactggattGCTGAATGCCGCCTCAGCATCAACCAGGCTCGACTGctcaccctgcacacagccagcaagATCGATGCCTTGGGCAAcaggaaagcaaggaaagag GTAGCCATGACCAAAGTGGTTGTTCCTCGAGCTGTGGTCAAGGTGGTTGACACTGCAATCCAAGTGTATGGTGCAGCTGGTGTCTCCCAGGATTCGCCTCTGGCTTTCAT GTATACCTACCTCCGGACACTGCGGCTGGCAGATGGGCCAGACGAAGTGCATCTGTCCAGCATTgccaggtgggagctgcttGACCAGGCCAAGCACCTAACTGCAAAGATGTAA
- the ACKR4 gene encoding atypical chemokine receptor 4: MKVQLTSRGGCGAQRQNAKCQPNSNHFTEAHPSCRTSCSSADKSFTMGWDTNNSSDYWIEDEEDLNSIIDYNAYELLCEKSDVRNFIKLFPPVFYALSFTLGVAGNSLVVAIYAYCKKAKSKTDVYIMQLAIADLLLLFTLPFWAANAVRGWELGNSMCKLTSSLYTMNFSSSMLFLACISVDRYRATAEPQGQRRAGKHCSVTCLCVWLSAIFLSIPELVFNQVKKHNDRNECLPVFPMNMETLLKATIQILEITLEFLLPFLVMLICYSATARALFRSASAKQRRPFLVLLAVVAAFIVTQLPYNVVKFWRAIDIIYMLITDCDASKTVDIALQVTKSIALFHTCLNPLLYTFLGASFKMHIMKIAKNYGHWRRQRQKGRLEEESMNYEDHTEETTSFTI; the protein is encoded by the exons atgaaagtgcaacTGACTTCCAGAGGAGGGTGTGGTGCTCAAAGACAAAATGCAAAGTGTCAGCCTAACTCCAATCACTTCACTGAAGCGCATCCCAGCTGCCGAACCAGCTGCTCATCTGCTGACAAAAG CTTTACCATGGGCTGGGATACAAATAACTCAAGTGATTACTGGATTGAGGATGAGGAGGATCTCAACTCTATTATAGACTACAATGCATATGAGCTCCTCTGTGAAAAAAGTGATGTGAGGAATTTCATTAAGTTATTCCCCCCAGTGTTCTATGCACTGTCTTTTACCCTTGGAGTGGCTGGGAATTCCCTGGTGGTGGCAATTTATGCCTACTGCAAGAAAGCCAAGAGCAAGACAGATGTGTACATCATGCAGCTGGCCATTGCtgacctgctcctgctcttcacACTGCCCTTCTGGGCAGCCAACGCAGTGCGGGGCTGGGAGCTTGGGAACTCCATGTGCAAGCTCACTTCCTCTCTGTACACCATGAATTTCAGCTCCAGCATGCTgttcctggcctgtatcagtgTGGACAGATACAGGGCCACTGCTGAACCCCAGGGTCAGAGAAGAGCTGGCAAGCACTGCAGTGTCACTTGCCTCTGCGTCTGGCTCTCTGCCATCTTCCTCAGTATCCCTGAACTGGTGTTTAATCAAGTCAAGAAGCACAACGACAGGAATGAATGCCTCCCTGTATTTCCCATGAACATGGAAACACTCTTAAAAGCAACTATTCAAATCCTGGAAATCACCCTGGAATTTCTGCTTCCCTTCCTGGTCATGCTGATCTGCTACTCAGCGACTGCTCGAGCGCTCTTCAGGTCTGCCAGTGCCAAGCAACGAAGACccttcctggtcctgctggcagtAGTGGCTGCTTTCATTGTCACCCAGCTGCCTTACAACGTGGTGAAGTTCTGGCGAGCCATAGACATCATCTACATGCTGATCACTGACTGTGATGCAAGCAAAACTGTAGACATTGCACTCCAGGTCACCAAGAGCATAGCTCTGTTCCACACCTGCCTGAACCCCCTTCTCTACACCTTCCTGGGTGCCTCTTTCAAAATGCATATTATGAAAATTGCAAAAAACTATGGACACTGGAGAAGGCAACGGCAGAAGGGAAGGCTTGAAGAAGAGTCCATGAATTATGAAGACCATACTGAAGAAACCACCAGCTTCACTATATAG